In Vigna unguiculata cultivar IT97K-499-35 chromosome 3, ASM411807v1, whole genome shotgun sequence, a single genomic region encodes these proteins:
- the LOC114179008 gene encoding ferredoxin--nitrite reductase, chloroplastic, whose amino-acid sequence MSSFAVRFLAPPCCPTSRSKTLLCATPTAAPAAPEAVEASRLEPRVEERDGYWVLKEEHRGGISPQEKVKLEKDPMKLFMEGGIEDLAKMSLEEIESSKHTKDDIDVRLKWLGLFHRRKHHYGRFMMRLKLPNGVTTSAQTRYLASVIRKYGKDGCADVTTRQNWQIRGVVLPDVPEILKGLADVGLTSLQSGMDNVRNPVGNPLAGIDPDEIVDTRPYNNLLSQFITANSLGNPAMSNLPRKWNVCVVGSHDLFEHPLINDLAYMPANNKDGRFGFNLLVGGFFSAKRCAEAIPLDAWVSADDVIPVCKAILETYRDLGFRGNRQKTRMMWLIDELGIEVFRSEVEKRMAGKQLERAQEDLVKKQWERRDYLGVHPQKQEGLSYVGIHIPVGRIQADEMDELARLADEYGSGELRLTVEQNIIIPNVDNSKLEALLKEALLKDRFSPEPSLLMKTLVACTGNQFCGQAIIETKERALKVTEEVERQVAVTRPVRMHWTGCPNTCGQVQVADIGFMGCMARDENGKATEGVDIFLGGRIGSDSHLAELYQKGVPCKNLVPIVVDILVKHFGAVQRNREEGED is encoded by the exons ATGTCTTCTTTTGCTGTTCGTTTTCTGGCCCCTCCATGCTGCCCCACCTCTCGCTCCAAGACATTGCTCTGTGCCACGCCCACGGCGGCTCCGGCTGCCCCAGAGGCGGTGGAGGCTTCCAGGTTGGAGCCTAGAGTGGAGGAGAGAGATGGGTACTGGGTTTTGAAGGAAGAGCACAGAGGGGGCATCAGCCCTCAAGAAAAGGTGAAGCTTGAGAAAGACCCCATGAAGCTTTTCATGGAAGGTGGGATCGAGGATCTGGCTAAGATGTCCCTTGAGGAAATTGAGAGCTCCAAGCACACCAAGGATGATATTGATGTTAGACTCAAGTGGCTTGGCCTTTTTCATAGGAGAAAACATCACT ATGGTAGATTCATGATGAGGTTGAAGCTTCCAAATGGCGTGACTACTAGTGCTCAGACTCGATATTTGGCGAGTGTGATCAGGAAGTACGGAAAAGATGGGTGTGCTGATGTAACAACGAGGCAGAATTGGCAAATCAGAGGTGTGGTGCTACCTGATGTGCCGGAAATTCTTAAGGGACTAGCAGATGTTGGTTTGACGAGTCTGCAGAGTGGCATGGATAATGTGAGAAACCCTGTGGGTAACCCTCTTGCAGGCATTGACCCTGATGAGATTGTTGACACTAGACCTTACAACAACTTGTTATCTCAATTCATCACTGCCAATTCACTTGGCAACCCAGCCATGTCAAACTT GCCCAGGAAGTGGAATGTGTGTGTGGTGGGATCCCACGATCTGTTTGAGCATCCCCTCATCAATGATCTGGCTTACATGCCGGCTAATAATAAGGACGGTCGTTTTGGATTCAACTTACTGGTTGGTGGTTTCTTCAGTGCGAAGAGATGTGCTGAAGCAATTCCACTCGATGCGTGGGTCTCAGCAGATGATGTAATCCCAGTTTGTAAAGCTATCCTTGAGACATATAGGGACCTTGGCTTCAGAGGGAACAGGCAGAAAACAAGAATGATGTGGTTGATTGACGAACTC GGGATAGAAGTATTCAGGTCAGAGGTGGAGAAAAGAATGGCAGGGAAGCAGCTGGAGAGAGCACAGGAAGATCTGGTTAAGAAACAATGGGAAAGAAGAGACTACTTAGGTGTTCATCCACAGAAACAAGAGGGTCTAAGCTATGTTGGTATTCACATTCCAGTAGGTAGAATCCAAGCAGATGAGATGGATGAATTGGCCCGTTTGGCAGATGAATATGGAAGTGGTGAGCTAAGACTCACAGTGGAGCAAAACATAATAATCCCAAATGTGGACAACTCAAAGCTTGAAGCTTTGCTGAAAGAGGCTCTATTGAAAGACAGGTTTTCACCTGAACCTTCTCTGCTAATGAAGACACTGGTGGCATGCACTGGGAACCAGTTCTGTGGGCAAGCTATAATTGAGACAAAGGAGAGGGCACTGAAAGTTACTGAGGAAGTGGAGAGGCAAGTGGCTGTGACTAGGCCTGTGAGGATGCATTGGACTGGGTGCCCCAACACCTGTGGGCAGGTGCAAGTTGCAGATATTGGTTTCATGGGGTGCATGGCCAGGGATGAGAATGGTAAAGCCACTGAAGGTGTGGATATTTTCCTTGGAGGAAGAATTGGAAGTGATTCACATTTAGCTGAGTTGTATCAGAAGGGTGTGCCTTGCAAGAATCTGGTGCCTATTGTTGTAGACATACTGGTAAAACACTTTGGAGCTGTCCAGAGGAATAGAGAGGAAGGGGAAGATTAA
- the LOC114178538 gene encoding glycoprotein 3-alpha-L-fucosyltransferase A → MMGLLTNLRGLRTEGTQQESLPVLATGGNPKRKWNNLMPLVVALVVIAEIAFLGRLDMAKNAAMVDSLADFFYRSRAVVEGEDLGLGLVASDRTSELDSCEEWLEREDAVTYSRDFSKEPIFVSGADQEWKSCSVGCKFGFSGDKKPDAAFGLPQPSGTASVLRSMESAEYYAENNIAMARRRGYNIVMTTSLSSDVPVGYFSWAEYDIMAPVQPKTEAALAAAFISNCGARNFRLQALEGLEKSNIKIDSYGGCHRNRDGRVNKVEALKHYKFSLAFENSNEEDYVTEKFFQSLVAGTVPVVVGAPNIQDFAPSPGSILHIKEIEDIESVAKTMRYLAENPEAYNQSLRWKYEGPSDSFKALVDMAAVHSSCRLCIHLATVSREKEENSPSFKRRPCKCTRGPETVYHIYVRERGRFEMESIYLRSSNLTLDAVKAAVVLKFTSLNHVPVWKSERPEVIRGGSDLKLYKIYPVGLTQRQALYTFSFKGDADFRSHLENNPCAKFEVIFV, encoded by the exons ATGATGGGTCTCTTGACGAATCTTCGAGGCTTGAGAACAGAGGGCACCCAACAAGAGAGCTTACCCGTTTTGGCTACGGGTGGCAACCCAAAGAGGAAATGGAACAATCTAATGCCTCTTGTGGTTGCCCTTGTGGTCATCGCGGAGATCGCGTTTCTGGGTAGGTTGGATATGGCAAAAAACGCCGCCATGGTTGACTCCCTCGCTGACTTCTTTTACCGCTCTCGAGCGGTCGTTGAAGGTGAAGATTTGGGGTTGGGTTTGGTGGCTTCTGATCGGACTTCTGAATTGGATAGTTGTGAGGAATGGTTGGAGAGGGAGGATGCTGTCACATATTCCAGGGACTTCTCCAAAGAGCCTATTTTTGTTTCTGGAGCTGACCAG GAGTGGAAGTCGTGTTCGGTTGGATGTAAATTTGGGTTTAGTGGGGATAAGAAGCCAGATGCCGCATTTGGGTTACCTCAACCAAGTGGGACAGCTAGTGTTCTGCGATCAATGGAATCAGCAGAATACTATGCTGAGAACAATATTGCCATGGCAAGACG GAGGGGATATAACATTGTAATGACAACTAGTCTATCTTCGGATGTTCCTGTTGGATATTTCTCATGGGCTGAGTATGATATAATGGCACCTGTGCAGCCTAAAACTGAAGCTGCTCTTGCAGCTGCATTCATTTCCAATTGTGGTGCTCGAAATTTCCGGTTGCAAGCTCTTGAGGGCCTTGAAAAATCAAACATCAAGATTGATTCTTATGGTGGTTGTCACAGGAACCGTGATGGAAGAG TGAACAAAGTGGAAGCCCTGAAGCACTACAAATTTAGCTTAGCATTTGAAAATTCGAATGAGGAAGATTATGTAACTGAAAAATTCTTCCAATCCCTTGTTGCTG GAACTGTCCCTGTGGTTGTTGGTGCTCCAAATATTCAGGACTTTGCTCCTTCTCCTGGTtcaattttacatattaaaGAGATAGAGGATATTGAGTCGGTTGCAAAGACCATGAGATACCTAGCAGAAAATCCCGAAGCATATAATCAATCATTGAG GTGGAAGTATGAGGGTCCATCTGATTCCTTCAAGGCCCTTGTGGATATGGCAGCAGTGCATTCATCCTGCCGCCTCTGCATTCACTTGGCCACAGTGAgtagagagaaggaagaaaatagTCCAAGCTTTAAGAGACGTCCTTGCAAGTGCACTAGAGGGCCAGAAACTGTATATCATATCTATGTCAGAGAAAGGGGAAGGTTTGAGATGGAGTCCATTTACCTGAG GTCTAGCAATTTAACTCTGGATGCTGTGAAGGCTGCTGTTGTTTTGAAGTTCACATCCTTGAATCATGTGCCTGTATGGAAGTCTGAAAGGCCTGAAGTTATAAGAGGGGGGAGTGATTTAAAACTCTACAAAATATACCCAGTTGGCTTGACACAGAGACAAGCTCTTTATACCTTCAGCTTCAAAGGTGATGCAGATTTCAGGAGTCACTTGGAGAACAATCCTTGTGCCAAGTTTGAAGTCATTTTTGTGTAG